Proteins co-encoded in one Kutzneria chonburiensis genomic window:
- a CDS encoding HNH endonuclease signature motif containing protein: MELTRDIESMEPTGAMFDLVVGVDPASLTQEDLVNFVGVARKVRAVCEWAEHEALNHIDDLTELAMATKVSEPALARSQEIAAALETHPALAERFRRGEIDLTRFAAVWERTRHLSDPAQVAEVDQALAEEAAGMTRTQVCRKATALVAKADPDGYEQRCHKAKDDRQVRLSALPDGMAKLVWILPAAEAHQLFQQICADAKSLPKDERTTDQKRSDVLWDRLRGKHTNWNVRTFVTISMETLLGLTNDPGQLAGYGPIAAEAARELAMHGPFRGLLLDEYQQISAISTDTYRPTALMKETSVARAGGTCTAPGCTLPIQEHDHITAWPTGKTTPANLQGLCTWHHHRKHDNYTVTRDTDDTTHWITPAGRHYTTHPLRH, from the coding sequence ATGGAACTCACCCGCGACATCGAGAGCATGGAACCCACCGGGGCCATGTTCGATCTGGTGGTGGGTGTGGATCCGGCGAGCCTGACCCAAGAAGACTTGGTTAATTTTGTGGGGGTGGCCCGGAAGGTGCGGGCGGTGTGCGAATGGGCCGAGCATGAGGCCCTCAACCACATCGACGACCTCACCGAATTGGCAATGGCGACGAAGGTCTCGGAGCCGGCCCTGGCCCGGTCCCAGGAGATCGCCGCTGCCCTGGAGACTCATCCTGCGCTGGCGGAGAGGTTCCGCCGGGGTGAGATCGACCTGACCCGGTTCGCCGCCGTGTGGGAACGCACCCGCCACCTCTCGGACCCGGCGCAGGTCGCCGAAGTCGACCAGGCCCTGGCTGAGGAGGCCGCTGGTATGACCCGGACTCAGGTGTGTCGCAAGGCCACCGCCCTGGTCGCCAAGGCCGACCCGGATGGCTATGAACAGCGCTGCCACAAGGCCAAAGACGACCGGCAGGTCAGGCTCTCGGCCTTGCCCGACGGCATGGCCAAACTGGTGTGGATCCTCCCCGCCGCTGAGGCCCACCAGCTGTTCCAACAGATCTGCGCCGACGCCAAGTCACTCCCGAAGGACGAGCGCACCACCGACCAGAAACGCTCCGATGTGCTCTGGGACCGCTTGCGGGGCAAGCACACCAACTGGAACGTCCGCACCTTCGTCACCATCTCCATGGAGACCCTGCTCGGCCTGACCAACGACCCCGGCCAGCTCGCCGGCTACGGCCCCATCGCCGCCGAGGCAGCACGGGAACTGGCCATGCACGGCCCCTTCCGAGGGCTCCTGCTGGATGAGTACCAGCAGATCAGCGCGATCAGCACCGACACCTACCGGCCCACGGCGCTGATGAAGGAGACGTCCGTTGCTCGGGCCGGTGGGACCTGCACTGCCCCCGGCTGCACCCTGCCCATCCAGGAACATGACCACATCACCGCGTGGCCCACGGGCAAAACCACCCCCGCCAACCTTCAAGGCCTGTGCACCTGGCATCACCACCGCAAGCACGACAACTACACAGTGACCCGAGACACCGACGACACCACTCACTGGATCACCCCGGCCGGCCGCCACTACACCACTCACCCCCTGCGACACTAA
- a CDS encoding flavodoxin family protein, which translates to MTSAKELRALALVCTLTPSPGDSSSELLAQHVMDQFAAHGVKGDIVRVVDHEVKPGVAVDMGHGDAWPSIRAQLLEADILLLATPIWLGHPSSVAQRVLERLDAELSQTDENGLPCLYNKVATVAVVGNEDGAHKVSADLFQGLDDVGFTIPAGGVTYWVGEAMQGKDFKDLDEVPDAVVSSMRQLVGNAAHLARVLRDNPYPA; encoded by the coding sequence ATGACCTCAGCGAAGGAGCTCCGAGCCCTGGCCCTCGTGTGCACGTTGACGCCGTCGCCTGGTGACTCCAGCAGCGAGCTGCTGGCCCAGCACGTCATGGACCAGTTCGCTGCGCATGGCGTCAAAGGGGACATCGTGCGGGTCGTCGATCATGAGGTGAAGCCGGGTGTGGCCGTGGACATGGGGCATGGTGACGCTTGGCCGTCGATTCGGGCGCAGTTGCTGGAAGCTGACATCCTGCTGCTGGCCACGCCGATCTGGCTCGGGCATCCGTCGAGCGTCGCTCAGCGGGTGCTGGAGCGGTTGGACGCGGAGCTTTCCCAGACGGATGAGAACGGCTTACCTTGCCTGTACAACAAGGTCGCGACCGTCGCGGTTGTCGGCAACGAGGACGGCGCGCACAAGGTCAGCGCTGACCTGTTCCAGGGGTTGGACGACGTCGGCTTCACGATTCCGGCGGGCGGTGTGACGTACTGGGTGGGTGAAGCTATGCAGGGCAAGGATTTCAAGGATCTCGACGAGGTGCCGGATGCGGTGGTGTCGAGCATGAGGCAGCTCGTTGGCAACGCGGCCCATCTGGCGCGCGTGTTGCGCGACAACCCGTACCCGGCCTGA
- a CDS encoding GPR1/FUN34/YaaH family transporter, with protein sequence MTNNTRVMLRPYASPLPLGFFSFVVGMALIAGVALGWLGKNDLATVGAIMALFVFPLQLMSTIFAVLTRDTAAATALGLYSTSWLTIGTLYTLEPTQQTSKALGLYLAAFTVVLIPLAVGAFFGKALLAAVLTVSAARAALQAAYQLGAPQWTNIASGIAAILLALLGFYAGIVFMIEDFRGGSSLMLRRGPARQALSDAPHDQFSEPPHEPGVRRQL encoded by the coding sequence ATGACCAACAACACGCGGGTCATGCTCCGGCCCTATGCGAGCCCGCTGCCGCTGGGGTTCTTCTCCTTCGTGGTCGGCATGGCCCTGATCGCCGGCGTCGCACTCGGCTGGCTGGGCAAGAACGACCTGGCCACCGTCGGCGCGATCATGGCACTGTTCGTGTTCCCCCTCCAGCTGATGTCCACCATCTTCGCCGTCCTGACCCGAGACACCGCCGCCGCCACGGCACTCGGCCTCTACTCCACGTCCTGGCTGACCATCGGCACGCTCTACACCCTCGAACCAACCCAGCAAACGAGCAAAGCCCTAGGCCTCTACCTCGCAGCATTCACCGTAGTGCTGATCCCGCTGGCCGTAGGCGCATTCTTCGGCAAGGCCCTCCTGGCCGCCGTCCTAACAGTCTCCGCCGCCCGCGCCGCGCTCCAAGCCGCCTACCAGCTCGGCGCTCCACAATGGACCAACATCGCCAGCGGCATCGCCGCCATCCTGCTAGCACTGCTAGGTTTCTACGCCGGCATCGTGTTCATGATCGAAGACTTCCGTGGCGGCAGCAGCCTGATGCTCCGACGAGGCCCAGCCCGCCAGGCGTTGTCGGACGCCCCACACGACCAGTTCAGCGAGCCGCCGCACGAGCCGGGTGTACGGCGTCAGCTGTAA
- a CDS encoding AI-2E family transporter, producing MATSRTRLPLLSSRLLGRATVRALQVLVIFGALWALSVVAAQLSIVVIPLAVALLLAALLAPLAGWLIRHGWPKLLAVPAALLTGLVVIGGLVTFITVSVVSDWTELGRRLTQGVDQTHGWLVHGPPPRRPTTEPGLRPAPVLDGQSPGCLGHHGVEHRDGSRRGRGRHVVALWPERTADRMDHAGRAAFDALVRFVRTTGLVALIDAVAIGTGLLLLNVPLVVPLAALVFLGAFIPYIGAFASGTAAVARGLLAGGPVTALLVLAVVVGVQQLEGNVLHPLLTGNFVRLHPLVVVIVVAIGAAEAGVIGALLAVPVTACVAAGLTTVRASTPASEPE from the coding sequence ATGGCCACGTCACGGACCCGGTTGCCGCTGCTGAGCTCCCGGCTGCTCGGCCGGGCGACCGTGCGGGCCCTCCAGGTGCTGGTGATCTTCGGCGCGCTGTGGGCGCTGAGCGTGGTCGCGGCCCAGCTGAGCATCGTGGTCATCCCGCTGGCGGTGGCGCTGTTGCTGGCCGCCCTGCTGGCCCCGCTGGCCGGCTGGCTCATACGGCACGGCTGGCCGAAGCTGCTGGCGGTGCCGGCCGCCCTGCTGACCGGGCTGGTGGTGATCGGCGGCCTGGTCACGTTCATCACGGTCTCGGTGGTCTCGGATTGGACGGAACTCGGCCGCCGCCTGACCCAAGGCGTCGACCAGACCCACGGCTGGCTGGTACATGGCCCTCCACCTCGACGACCGACAACTGAGCCAGGTCTTCGACCAGCTCCGGTCCTGGATGGACAGTCACCGGGATGTCTTGGCCACCACGGCGTTGAACACCGTGACGGCAGTCGCCGAGGTCGCGGCCGGCATGTCGTCGCGCTCTGGCCGGAACGCACCGCCGACCGCATGGACCACGCAGGCAGGGCAGCCTTCGACGCGCTGGTGCGGTTCGTTCGCACCACCGGCCTTGTGGCGCTGATCGACGCCGTGGCCATTGGCACCGGGTTGCTGCTGTTGAACGTGCCGCTCGTGGTTCCGTTGGCAGCATTGGTGTTCCTGGGTGCGTTCATCCCGTACATCGGCGCCTTCGCCTCCGGCACGGCTGCGGTGGCTAGGGGGCTGCTGGCCGGCGGCCCGGTGACTGCCCTGCTGGTGCTGGCCGTGGTCGTCGGGGTGCAGCAGTTGGAAGGCAACGTGCTGCATCCGTTGCTGACCGGCAACTTCGTCCGGCTGCACCCGCTGGTGGTGGTCATCGTGGTGGCGATCGGCGCGGCCGAGGCCGGCGTCATCGGGGCCCTGCTGGCCGTGCCGGTGACGGCCTGTGTCGCCGCCGGGTTGACGACCGTCAGGGCTTCAACACCGGCGAGCGAACCAGAGTGA
- a CDS encoding DMT family transporter — protein MLGVLLAVMASAMNAAASVLQRKADRDESSFGWRMLLDVARRPAWWAGIGSVLLGFGLQAVALAVSPVSVVQPLLISELPLTLLLASLVFRRAVAGRDWWAVLAMAVGLAVFSYCLQPSGGKPLRAPLWTWIVGLAASFVVMAALTVAGRRTKGGRRAALLGLATGVGFGTTAVLVAAVGAAGVGAMFVTWQTYAVVVIGPTSFFLLQHTLQAGELVASQPGMTLSNPLVAMAWGFTVFGEHARGGGWMAGEIVGAALIALGTLTLVRSPVLKP, from the coding sequence ATGCTCGGAGTGCTACTGGCGGTGATGGCGTCGGCGATGAACGCGGCGGCGTCGGTGTTGCAGCGCAAGGCCGACCGCGACGAGTCGTCGTTCGGCTGGCGGATGCTGCTGGACGTGGCCCGGCGGCCGGCGTGGTGGGCCGGGATCGGTTCCGTGCTGCTCGGCTTCGGGTTGCAGGCCGTAGCGCTGGCCGTGAGCCCGGTGTCGGTGGTGCAGCCGTTGCTGATCAGTGAGCTGCCGTTGACACTCCTGTTGGCTTCCTTGGTGTTCCGGCGGGCGGTCGCGGGCCGTGACTGGTGGGCGGTGCTGGCGATGGCCGTCGGGCTGGCCGTGTTCTCGTACTGTTTGCAGCCTTCCGGCGGGAAGCCGCTGCGGGCTCCGTTGTGGACGTGGATCGTTGGTCTGGCCGCGTCTTTTGTCGTGATGGCGGCGTTGACGGTGGCGGGTCGGCGGACTAAGGGCGGCCGGCGGGCGGCGTTGCTGGGGCTGGCGACGGGCGTGGGGTTCGGCACGACGGCGGTGCTGGTGGCGGCAGTGGGGGCGGCCGGGGTTGGCGCGATGTTCGTGACGTGGCAGACCTATGCCGTGGTGGTCATCGGGCCGACATCGTTCTTCCTGCTCCAGCACACTTTGCAGGCCGGTGAGCTGGTGGCGTCCCAGCCTGGCATGACGTTGAGCAATCCGCTGGTGGCGATGGCCTGGGGCTTCACGGTGTTCGGCGAGCACGCCCGTGGCGGTGGGTGGATGGCCGGCGAGATCGTCGGGGCGGCGTTGATCGCATTGGGCACGCTCACTCTGGTTCGCTCGCCGGTGTTGAAGCCCTGA
- a CDS encoding CheR family methyltransferase, whose protein sequence is MEKALTDGVEADFEAVLLYLKEARGFDFTGYKRTSLSRRVRRRMSQVGIEEYTDYIDYLQVNSDEFAALFNVLLINVTGFLRDPEAWEHLRTEVLPQLLAELGPEAPIRVWSAGCASGEEAYSLAILLTEALGVEAFRQRVKIYATDVDEEALAQARQASYGEREVEGVPPDLLERYFEHQGMRYVFRQDLRRSVIFGRNDLVQDAPISRIHLLVCRNTLMYFNAETQAKILTRLHFALLPNSVLFLGKAEMLLSYDSLFTPVDLKRRLFRKVPTHGVAQGQLFAHPVAPPRRQPANGAIELREQAFAAGPVAQVVISKDDEVSLINHQAESLFGLSARDVGRQLRDLELSYRPVELRAQVERVKVERRSLRLKDVEWQRGPNDTIWLDVNLSPLISERELLGVSVVFHDVSAARRLLDELEHANRQLESAYEELQSTNEELETTNEELQSTVEELETTNEELQSTNEELETMNEELQSTNDELQTINDRLSERSVELDDLNNFLESILTSLRSGVIVVDPEMRVIVWNRGSEELWGLRRDEANGQHLLNLDIGLPLSELRPLVRNALVETDPVGEITIAAVNRRGRAVSVRVVASALRGRNGDAEGAILVLEENRN, encoded by the coding sequence GTGGAAAAGGCGCTCACGGACGGCGTGGAGGCGGACTTCGAGGCGGTGCTGCTGTACCTGAAGGAGGCGCGCGGCTTCGACTTCACCGGGTACAAGCGGACCAGCTTGTCCCGGCGTGTGCGACGGCGGATGAGCCAGGTCGGCATCGAGGAGTACACCGACTACATCGACTACCTCCAGGTCAACTCGGACGAGTTCGCGGCCCTGTTCAACGTGCTGTTGATCAACGTGACCGGCTTCCTGCGCGATCCCGAGGCCTGGGAGCACCTGCGGACCGAGGTGCTGCCGCAGCTGCTGGCCGAGCTTGGCCCCGAGGCGCCGATCCGGGTGTGGAGCGCGGGCTGCGCCTCCGGCGAGGAGGCGTACAGCCTGGCCATCCTGCTCACCGAGGCGCTGGGCGTCGAGGCGTTCCGGCAGCGGGTGAAGATCTACGCCACCGACGTGGACGAGGAGGCGCTGGCTCAGGCCCGGCAGGCCAGCTACGGCGAGCGCGAGGTCGAGGGCGTGCCGCCGGATCTGCTCGAGCGCTACTTCGAACACCAGGGCATGCGCTACGTGTTTCGCCAGGACCTGCGGCGCTCGGTCATCTTCGGCCGCAACGACCTCGTGCAGGACGCCCCGATCTCCCGGATCCACCTGCTGGTCTGCCGCAACACCCTGATGTACTTCAACGCCGAGACCCAGGCCAAGATCCTCACCCGGCTGCACTTCGCGCTGCTGCCCAACAGCGTGCTGTTCCTCGGCAAGGCCGAGATGCTGCTCAGCTACGACAGCCTGTTCACCCCGGTCGACCTCAAGCGCCGGCTGTTCCGCAAGGTGCCGACGCACGGTGTCGCGCAGGGCCAGCTGTTCGCCCATCCCGTCGCGCCACCGCGCCGGCAGCCCGCCAACGGCGCCATCGAGCTGCGGGAGCAGGCGTTCGCGGCCGGGCCGGTGGCCCAGGTCGTGATCAGCAAGGACGACGAGGTGTCGCTGATCAACCACCAGGCCGAGTCGCTGTTCGGGCTGTCGGCCCGTGACGTCGGCCGGCAGCTGCGCGACCTCGAGCTGTCCTACCGGCCGGTGGAGCTGCGGGCCCAGGTCGAGCGGGTCAAGGTGGAGCGCCGCTCGCTGCGGCTCAAGGACGTGGAGTGGCAGCGCGGGCCCAACGACACCATCTGGCTCGACGTGAACCTCAGCCCGCTGATCAGCGAGCGGGAGCTGCTGGGCGTCTCGGTGGTGTTCCACGACGTCAGCGCGGCCCGTCGGCTGCTCGACGAGCTGGAGCACGCCAACCGCCAGCTCGAATCGGCCTACGAGGAACTCCAGTCGACCAACGAGGAACTGGAGACCACCAACGAAGAACTCCAGTCCACCGTGGAGGAACTGGAGACGACCAACGAGGAACTCCAGTCCACCAACGAGGAACTGGAGACGATGAACGAAGAGCTCCAGTCGACCAACGACGAGCTCCAGACGATAAACGACCGCCTCAGCGAGCGCTCGGTCGAGCTGGACGACCTGAACAACTTCCTCGAGTCGATCCTGACCTCGTTGCGGTCAGGGGTGATCGTGGTCGATCCGGAGATGCGGGTCATCGTGTGGAACCGCGGCTCCGAGGAGCTGTGGGGCCTGCGCCGGGACGAGGCCAACGGCCAGCACCTGCTCAACCTGGACATCGGGCTGCCGCTGTCCGAGCTGCGTCCCCTGGTGCGCAACGCCCTGGTCGAGACCGACCCGGTCGGCGAGATCACCATCGCCGCGGTGAACCGCCGCGGCCGCGCGGTCTCGGTCCGTGTGGTGGCCAGCGCCCTGCGCGGCCGCAACGGCGACGCCGAGGGCGCGATCCTCGTGCTGGAGGAGAACCGCAACTGA
- a CDS encoding STAS domain-containing protein yields the protein MSPRPYLNVDVSLRGNAALVRLVGELGLANVSTVRSAVLKCVADEPSGVIVQLDRTTVVTPLALSVFGAVARKASDWPGLQVLLVARPGRTRELLRRGALDRFVPTFTQVTEAVRALKDTPARQLATVELPPAHGSPAEARRFVTETLEKWAVQGLIEDACLVASELVENAILHGESAARLRLELRHGLLTVAVRDTCATPPSRLAPGTTHSGGRGVFLVDAMSKSWGSTPTWDGGKVVWAVLAVADGG from the coding sequence GTGAGCCCGCGTCCCTATCTCAACGTCGATGTCAGCCTGCGCGGCAACGCGGCCCTCGTGCGGCTGGTCGGCGAGCTGGGCCTGGCCAACGTGTCCACGGTGCGCAGCGCGGTGTTGAAGTGCGTGGCCGACGAGCCGTCCGGCGTCATCGTGCAGCTCGACCGGACGACCGTGGTCACGCCGCTCGCGCTGAGCGTGTTCGGCGCGGTGGCCCGCAAGGCCAGTGACTGGCCAGGGCTCCAGGTGCTGCTGGTGGCCCGGCCCGGCCGCACCCGCGAGCTGCTGCGGCGTGGCGCGCTCGACCGCTTCGTGCCAACATTCACGCAGGTCACAGAGGCGGTGCGGGCTTTGAAGGACACGCCGGCACGACAGCTCGCCACCGTCGAACTGCCGCCGGCCCACGGCAGCCCGGCCGAGGCCCGCCGGTTCGTCACCGAGACACTGGAGAAGTGGGCGGTCCAGGGGCTGATCGAGGATGCCTGCCTGGTCGCGTCGGAACTCGTGGAGAACGCCATCCTGCACGGCGAGTCGGCGGCCAGGCTCCGGCTGGAGCTGCGCCACGGCCTGCTCACCGTGGCCGTGCGGGACACCTGCGCCACACCGCCCTCCCGGCTGGCGCCGGGCACCACGCACAGCGGCGGACGCGGCGTCTTCCTGGTGGACGCCATGTCCAAGTCCTGGGGCAGCACGCCGACCTGGGACGGCGGCAAGGTGGTGTGGGCCGTGCTCGCCGTGGCGGACGGCGGGTGA
- a CDS encoding chemotaxis protein CheB — protein MPHCRDVVVVGASAGGVESLRGLLAALPADLPASVLVVLHMPADGTSALPAILNRVGPLPVHPARSGLRLRHGHVYAAVPDHHLLLVDGVMALSKGPTENGHRPAVDALFRSAARAIGPRAIGVVLSGTLDDGAAGLLSIVARGGAAVVQDPADAIYPGMPESALRAVPTANVAPVAKMADLITALTAEPVTDQPPNTMSRADLIEAHIAEQGLQEGGLEMTTMGEPSGFTCPDCDGALLSVPGAARYRCRVGHAWTEEALVVQKDAQLERALWTALRTLDEKISLNRRMERTAVERGSGLVARRYAATVAEASHAADVLRQFIRDDVITDEEPVP, from the coding sequence ATGCCCCACTGCCGCGACGTGGTCGTCGTCGGCGCATCCGCCGGCGGGGTCGAGTCGTTGCGGGGACTGTTGGCCGCGCTGCCGGCCGACCTGCCGGCCTCGGTGCTGGTCGTGTTGCACATGCCGGCCGACGGCACGAGCGCGCTGCCGGCAATCCTCAACCGCGTCGGCCCGCTGCCGGTGCATCCGGCCCGCAGCGGCCTGCGGCTGCGGCACGGGCATGTTTACGCGGCGGTGCCCGACCACCACCTGCTGCTGGTCGACGGCGTCATGGCGTTGTCAAAGGGGCCGACCGAGAACGGACACCGGCCGGCGGTCGACGCCTTGTTCCGGTCAGCGGCCCGGGCGATCGGCCCACGGGCCATCGGCGTCGTGCTGTCCGGCACCCTCGACGACGGGGCCGCCGGCCTGCTGTCCATCGTGGCCCGGGGCGGGGCCGCGGTCGTGCAGGATCCGGCCGACGCCATCTACCCCGGCATGCCGGAGAGCGCCTTGCGCGCGGTGCCGACGGCCAACGTCGCGCCGGTCGCGAAAATGGCCGACCTGATCACCGCGCTCACCGCCGAACCGGTCACCGACCAGCCGCCGAACACGATGTCGCGCGCCGACCTGATCGAGGCGCACATCGCCGAACAGGGTCTACAGGAGGGCGGCCTGGAGATGACCACCATGGGCGAACCCTCGGGCTTCACGTGCCCCGACTGCGACGGCGCCCTGCTGTCCGTACCCGGCGCGGCGCGCTACCGGTGCCGCGTCGGCCACGCGTGGACAGAGGAGGCGTTGGTCGTGCAGAAGGACGCCCAACTGGAGCGGGCGCTGTGGACCGCGCTGCGCACCCTGGACGAGAAGATCAGCCTCAACCGGCGGATGGAGCGGACCGCGGTCGAACGCGGCAGCGGTCTGGTGGCCCGCCGCTACGCGGCGACGGTTGCCGAGGCCTCGCACGCGGCCGACGTGTTGCGCCAGTTCATCCGCGACGACGTCATCACCGACGAGGAGCCGGTGCCGTGA
- a CDS encoding WhiB family transcriptional regulator: MTTRKRLPRPVAADWAWQLRGACRGTEEAIFFHPDLERGPARQHRDDQAKAICARCPVIVECRRHALAAEEPYGVWGGQDEHERRTLITRRRRARRCERSLRG, encoded by the coding sequence ATGACCACCAGGAAACGTCTCCCCCGGCCGGTGGCCGCCGACTGGGCGTGGCAGCTGCGCGGCGCCTGTCGGGGCACGGAGGAGGCCATCTTCTTCCATCCCGACCTGGAACGCGGCCCGGCCCGGCAGCACCGTGACGACCAGGCCAAGGCGATCTGCGCCCGCTGCCCGGTCATCGTGGAGTGCCGCCGGCACGCCCTGGCCGCCGAGGAGCCGTACGGGGTGTGGGGCGGCCAGGACGAGCACGAACGCCGGACGCTGATCACCCGACGGCGTCGCGCGCGCAGGTGTGAGCGTTCCTTGAGGGGGTAG